The Sciurus carolinensis chromosome 5, mSciCar1.2, whole genome shotgun sequence genome segment TGTGCTGATTGCATGGATTTCCAGTCAATAAAAAACACTAACTGCAGCCCAGGAGTCAAGCTGAATGAATTAAATAAGGAAAGGAATGTTACTCTAGAAGAGGGACAACTGTACTTACTTTCAACACTAACAGTTACATCCTTACTGGTAAcatcagaagacatcaggagtTAGCTTCCTCCTTACAGCTAAGATAAAATGatttctataagatgaagggtctctggtctgactctgagttccttgatccattttgagttgagttttgtacagggtgagagataggggtttagtttcattctgctacatatggatttcctgttttcccagcaccatttgttgaagaggctattttttctccattgcatatttttggcccctttgtctagtatgagaaaattgtatttatttgagtttgtgtccatgtcctctattctgtatcattgatctacctattttggtaccaataccatgccattttgttactactgctttgtagtagagttgaagatctggtattgcgatacccgttGCTgtactcttcctgctaaagattgttttagttattctgggtttcttattcttccagatgaattttatgattgcttgctctatttctgtaaggtacgtcattgggatattaattggaattgcattgaatctgtatagcactttcggtagtatggccattttgacaatattaattctgcctatccaagaacatgggagatttttccatcttctaaggtcttcctcaatttctttcttcaatgttcatcttatagaagaaaaagtaggtccaaatcttcatcatgtccgcttaggatcagacttccttaacaggactcccatagcacaagaaataaaagcaagaatcaacaactcggatagattcatactaaaaaactttctctcagcaaaggaaactatcagcaatgtgaagagagaacctacagagtgggagaaaatctttgccactcatacttcaaatagagcactaatttccagaatatataaagaactcaaaaaactacaccaagaatacaaataatccaatcaacaaatgggctaaggaaatgaacagacacttcacagaagaagatctacaagcaatcaacagatatatgaaaaaatgttcaacatctctagtaataagagaaatgcaaatcaaaactaccctaagattccatctcaccacaattagaatggcgattatcaaaaatacaagcaacaataggtgttggcgaggatgtgggggtaaaggtacactcatacattgctggtggggttgcaaattagtgcagccactctggaaagcagtgtggagattcctcagaaagcctggaatggaaagaccatttgacccagctatcccactccttggcctatacccaaaggactttaaatcagcatactacagagatacagccacatcaatattcatagctgctcaattcacaatagccaaattgtggaaccaacctagtagtccttctattgatgaatggataaagaaactgtggtatatatatacaatggaatattactcagccatcaagaataataaaattatggcgtttgcaggcaaatagatgaaattggagaatattatgctaagtgagataagccaatctccaaaaaccaaaggacgaatgatctcactgataagcggatgatgacacataatggggggttgaaggggggcaagaatggaggaaggagggactgtatagagggaaaagagaggtgggagagcTGAGAGGTGTgcagggggaggaaaaaataacagaatgaatcaaacaccattaccctatgtaaatgtatgattacacaaattgtatgccgtcacttcatgtacaaacagaaacaacatgtatcccatttgtttacaataaaaataattaaaaagaagattAAATGATTTCGATTATATTCCAAGGTAGAAATTACAGTAGGACAGAAATTTGTTttacaaacaaagaaactactATGTTATGTTGGGCCACAATGATATTTTGCTAGAAGTCTTATTGTCATAAGTATGATATATCGGAGGTTTaagcattttaatatattattataaaacattattttctcctaacattgtttattttgatatattttttatttaaaagtaagtgTATGGatatgtgtatgtgcgtgtgtgtgtgtgtgtgtgtgtgtgcgtgtgtgtttccTGTTTTATGTTATAGAAGTTGTCAATTACCTATTTATTGTCAGGTACTTATCGTCACATCTCATACCATGTATGTTCTTATCCTCATTTAACAGGGATAATAAGACACTGGGGTTCAGAGGTATTCAATTTAATTACCTTACTAGTAAGCAGCAAACTTATCATGCATCTAtctgaaaaattattctttcctaTATAGTATGACATACTTAATGACTTACATCAAGTCACAGAATGAGTGATTGATAAGTAGGATTTGAATTTCAGGCTCTAATTGTGTAACCAATTTACTGAGGCAAATATTAATGATCTGGGAAGGTTTGTGTTGCAATAAACTATTTTAGGGCACATCAACTCAAAACAGTGTCTCCACACTTAACTTGAAACATCCataccaaaataattaaaaaaaaaatctctgcatatgtgtttatatatcaaTTGCAATGTTTTAATGggatcacttttttctttttaacccaggTTAACCTTCTGTGGGAAAAACCACCTGAATAAAACAAGTCTGAGCTCTGGGCATAGGAAGATTAGCCAGACTGGAGGAAAAATTCAATACTTTCTACTATTAAGACCTGCCACTATTTTATCAACCACTAATTGCAGGAATAAAGTTTACCTTTAAATTGACCATTCATCCATCATTATCCATGAAATGTATTGATTAAAGCTTGGGCAGTATGAAATTACTACACATCTGTCTGTGTTATGtttgaagaattataaaataagaagGTTTATTGTAGAATATTATCTGATTGATATAATTTCTTGCTATTGACACTATTCTagccatagaaataaaaaattagatgcCTCTTGTGTAGTCTTGGAAACATCAGAAAAGTTCTATAAATATTCATCAAAGGTCAtgataaatatgaaaacaatttatGAAAAATACAGCGAGATTAAAAATGGTTGCTGAAAACTAGCCAGGATTTTAccaagcaaaggaaataaaacctttGAAAGTTGAGAGAATCAATGACCTTAAATTGTTTATGAGTCAGTTACCATATGAAATTTTGGTGATGTTGAACCTTAAAATAACTATTGTATTATCTAAATGATGGCATAGAGACATGTAGTAGACCTGGAGAAGAAAAAGTTATCAAAGGCAtcataaaacaaacatgaagTTGTTCGTGTAATGACTGAGGTAACTAACCATATGGAAAAATCCAGTGCTGAAAGAGAGCAAATGAGCAATAGCACGttcttaaaatacacattttgtgGAAGGTGAACTCAGTCCCTACCTTCAGTACTCTGGGACTTCCTCCCCTCACAGATGGAAGAGCAGAAACTTCACTCAGACTTCCACTGTGTTGCAGGAGAAATACTAAGTTATGACAAAAGCCCCAGCATACTTGGCACTggggtgaacacctgtaatcccagctactcaggaggctgaagtaggaggatcacaaggttgaggctaacctgggtaacttagggagGTCTtgtcttaaattaaaatgtaaaaaggactagggactTAACTCAGTGGTGGTAAATagctttcctttcatttcccaataacacacacacacacatacacacacacacacaagcataaacatacacacaaaataaaatagaataaacaatgCATCTAACCAAATTGATCACTCTGCTAACAttgaattctttaaaacaaaacaaaacaaattggaATTGCCTATTTCATGTTCCCCTCCCTTTTCCAGATAGTCACAGTGACTTTCTTGCCATGACCTCGGTTTCTTTAATGCTGTGTAGATGAGTAAACCTTTCAATGCTGCTGAGAAAAGCAGTTTGTTACTACTTTGGGGAGAGCACAAAAGGAATATCATGGTGCCACGTGGTCCTAATGCCTCCCTTGTAGAGCATGGATGTTCCAATGGAATTATACCAGAGTATAATTTATACAAAACAACAAAGCTACTatgttttaaagataaatttaaataacatatctgaaataaaaatactcaaaagaaAATACCAGGTACAcctatatgcaaataaaataatgttttaatataaattatatgtcaaaagttttaaaaagttgtatcAAAGTAATATGTAGATAGGAAACataagagataaaatattataCTCTACCTTTGAtttcatattaattaattaaatataatttaaaaattagacatgACACTTCTGAAAGAAGAGATATAACTAGCTTTGAGTACAGCAAAAACAtttagcagttaaaaaaaaacacaaataaaagaaacacCCGCTGACTAATGAAATTGTGAAAGGACACTACTGTCTCCATATTAGAGTATACTACAAtgtttatatatacttattaCTTAGTATTAGTAATGTAGTTTATAAATCTTTTGGTAAAAAGTTGAATTATTCTGATGTAATTGGAAAATTATTAGTCTTTTAGACTATTCTGCTATAGATgtgaaaattttatcttaatgGGAGAAATcctaaataagagaaaaattttatgcataaaaatgtttatgtccCATTATTTAGGAAGAGAAATCTTGAATGCCTAATGAAAACAGAATAGCAGATTAGCATCATGGCACTGtatgtaaattttcaaatattaacctTATAGGTTTTACAGCAGCCTCTTCAATTGTTTTTCCAGTCTAGAGCATGTCAGCTATGTCTGCCACTGCCTATTACTCTAAAGAGACTGCAAGGGATGGATTGGAAGAAACAACAGACCACAAACCTTTCAAACTAATAAACCATTTCATTCACATACATGTTTCCTGAATTTTCTCTGCTATCAGAAAACCTACCCTACTTTCCTCTGATCACACCACTGACATTATTGCTCTTAGGTCAAACATTTATCTTGTATATCTGGTGATATAAACTTTCATAGGACACCAAgatatttacttttcaaatcaTGAAGAATGGTAAATTGagcaaataattttcttcttttagtattAAAATACACAACCCTGAAAATATAGTTACagaattaagtttttttttaaatgatcttgGAAACGACAATTTGTAAAAAAGCAAACTCAACTTTGCTATTGATAACACAGACAAAacattgaaatatattaaaaataaattatttttaaaagtagaatcaAAGGAGAATTATAGATTTAAACAGGTGAATACTTCTTAAACATGAAGGTGATTATGACTAATGATGGATATTTTAGGccaataagttttaaaatattgggataaaaaatatacaatgaaggaaagatagcatcttcaacaaatggtgcttggaaaactggacatccatatgcagtaaagtgaaattaaacccctatctcttaccctgcacaaaactcaaatcaaagcagatcaaggacctaggaattagacgaGAGACCCTGAGAGCCTAatggaagaaaaggtaggcccgaatcttcaccatgttggcttaggacttgactttcttaacaagacttctaaaacacaagaaataaagattcaataaatggtatgaattCATACTataaagcttctcagcaaaggaaacaatcaataatatgaagagagaatctacagaatgggagaaaatcttcaccatatACACTTCAGATaggcactaatctccaggatatgtaaagaactcaaaaaacttaacaacaaaaaacaaacaacccaatcaatgaatgggccaaggaactgaacagacacttcacagaaaaagatgtacaatccatcaatgaatatatgaaaaaatgttcaacctctctagcaattagagaaatgcaaatcaaaactactgtaagatttcatctcactccagtgagaatgacaattgtcaagaatataagcaataataaatgttggtgaggacgtgggggaaaaggtatacttgtaattgctgttgggactgcaaccagtctgaaaagcagtatggatattctttagaaaacttgaaatagaaccacaccatatgacccagctctaccactcctcagtttatacccagagaacttaaaatcagcatactacagtgacacagccacacaatatttatagcagctcaactcacaataactaaactatggaaccaacatagatgccctttgacagatgaatgcataaagaaactgtggtatgtatatatatatatatgtatatatatattatatacacattataaactgtggtatatatatatatataatgtaatattactcagtcttaaagaaaaatgaaattatggtatttgcaggtaaatgaatgaagttggagtgAAATAAGataatcccaaaaaactaaaagctgaatgttttctctgttatgagGATTCTGATTCATAATTGGGGGGAGGCTTGGGAagcatggaggaactttggattgggcagaggggagtgaagggagggggcgTAGGGGTGAAAATAATGTTGGAATGAGATgtatattattaccctatatatgtgtatgattccATGTGTGACACTGCATTATGTACCGActaagaaatgagaagttgtgctcaatgagttgaaatgcattctactctcatatataactaattagagcaagaaaaaaagtaaaaaattaagaaaaatttaatccctgataccaaaaaaacccaaataaaataaataaaaaaagactagACATGGAAACACACTATTACCCAACTATatcactctttggtatttatcctaaagactAAGTCATCATACTACTGTGATACATGTTttcccatgtttatagtagcacaattcacagtaaccaaactGTGTCACCAGCCTACgggtccatcaatgaatgaattcataaagaaaatgtggtatatattaaatggaattttattcagttataaaaaatgaactatatcatttgcaggaaaattgatggAAGTAGAGATtgttatgttaaacaaaataagtcaaactcagaaggtatagggacatatgttttctctcctaagtggaagctagagaggaaaaaagaaaaggtgggaCTGGATCTCATGAGAATCAAAAGGAggtcagtagagaaaagggatcaagaggtggaggtggggaggaagagggggagttCTTGGAGTAATATTGGccaatttatattgtttattgtgTGTATCTATGAATATGTAATAAGTCCCATCAATATATGCAACTAttttgcaccaataaaaaatgtgtgtgtcGGGGGGAAAAACCCAGTCAGGGTACTATCCAATTCCTGACTGTaggaaactgtgagataatacatATCTATTATTTTAAGgcattaaattttaagataactTGTCATACAGTAATAGATAacacaaactattttaaaatagtttttagtgGATTagagttacacataatagtggggttaCAATCTAGTTTTACAATTTCATGAGATATACATATGTTCCACTTGAAACTGTTATCAAATCAGTGGCGACACATGAGGATAAATATATTGGGGAGCAGGTTGCATAAATATATCATAAGGCATAGAAAAAACACATGgctataaaataattcttaacctgtgtgtctgtgtttgtgtgtatgtacatgtattcCAAAATctgtaataataatttaatatcttCCTTCATTGTGTGAAAGAAAACTTCCTTATTTCCTGGTCTCTactaaagaaaattttccaaactcaatttgattgaaaataataaaaaaaaactttcttcaaATTCAATAAAATCTACTTAACCATAAAGTCTCAGTTGTTTcacaattttatgtttaaaataatattatattctGCATATGCCTGATTTATCTTTTcacttccatttttattcctttaatgcttgctttgatttctattttccaattgtttctggGTACTCATCCAGATATTCTACATACAAACTAGCCTAATGGTGAATCCTGTTAAACTCAGGTGACATTCtagtttttaatctcttttaagattgttttctttatgaatattttgAGTCATCTCATTGCAGTTCTTGGTTGGTATTTGTCAACTTGGCATTAATACCAATGCCTCTAAGTCCTCTTCTTTGTCTAGAAAGACAAGCACTagattttttcaaaatctttaataTGTATGGTTTGAAAGACCCTTTAGTGGAGTTGGGATGCATATAAGTTTAGGTTTTGCTATTATTTTCCAGAAGTAAATGCAGCCAAGTGTAGGGAATGTGAGGCATCCAAGTCTTTACTTTGTGTGAGGCTTAGAATCTTTATTTGataatgaaaatgcttttcaTTGTTCATTTGATAGAAATTCAGCTTtcccatttctcattttattctggaCTGTTTCTGCTCATTATATTTGTGGTATGACATGGccaatgaacattttttaataacttcaatgcgatttcatgtaataatttaaataaagttttttgtCTTATTGTATGTGTCACTTGGTAAAGATAGagtacctctaagaattttaattaTGATACTGCATACAACCATGTAATTAAAGTGGAGCCAAGATAGTCAGAGATTACACTGTTAGGAACAGGGCAAGCTTCAGAAAGAAAGTAATATATGAAGATTTGCAAATGGCAAGTAGGAAATCACTAACTATTCAACTCATCCTTAGCCTGTGAATGTGACACGAAGTTCTCTCTACAAAAATCCGTACACCTGTCCACTTATATTACACCTGCTGTATGCTCAATGCTGTGAAAAATACTTCTGAGCCATGAAGCATTGCACAAGCTTGTCTCATAATTGTGTTTGGATACATTTGTggactttaaaaagaatttttaattaaaaatcatagTGTTATCCAGAGAATTTCTAGCTGCTTTATTGTTTATGATCATCAAAAAAGGGAAGGGTTcctatatttacatatttaaatattttagaagagtTTACACAACTTAGTTTCTCATCTTGTTTCTCAAGTTACTTGCCACAATTTTACCATCCAATTGAGGTTTTTAAGATTTGCATTTGGGATCACAATGGCATTTGCATGGTATTAAAGACACATCTGATGCTTTCTTTCCATAGAACAAAGTTAGTTCAGGCCATTTGCCTATGTGTGAAGTTATCTCCAAGGCAAACCAGAGTAATTGTCCATTTAATTTGGCATTTTCAGGAACATTGGTTTCCCAAATCAAGACTTTTCCAAttacattttataacatttgtGTCCAAAAGATTTTCCTTGGGGATTGGTTTCATGCTGGGGAGCTGGATCCTGAACCAGTCATTTGAAGTACATTATAGATCTCAGCCAACAGTCTAGTCCAAACACACTGCCTTCCTTTCACTCTAATTCCCTGTCTAAACCCAAGTATAATCAGATTAGACCGTTTGGAAGAATCTTTAGAGGTTGATTTCCATGAGTACCCCAGGAACAAGAAAAAGGATGTAAATAGATATTTATGTGCATTTCtaactttcagaaagaaaaaaataagtttatctCATTTGTCAGAACTTGTGTAGTCAAATAACTTATTTACATCATGACATAATACAtcaccaacatttaaaaattagttggTCTTTTGGTCTTTGAAGTGTTAGTTTCCaaatataattttgtctttttttataaatatactcCCCTTTATTTCCATAAATTAAATTTCTTGCACATATTTTGAGATATGTTTCATAAACTCCAAAGTTTGACCAAAAACTTCATTaagtttttggtttcatttttttcttaactattcTAAGAATTAGAACAATGTTTGATTTTGTTACTCCTGtaacagataaataaaacttgttgATATAAAAAAATTTACTCATCCCCTGAAATTTGTCTTgttaaaagaaatttctaaaaatttctttagACTCCTTTGTAagaaattgattttcaacaaaaaacAGATCAATTATATTTTGGTGGGGAAGTTgctttctaatttatatttctcttactATCTTACTCTGGTTATATGTCTTAATTATAGCTTTTCTCAAGAGTCAgatttgtctttttccttcttaagaaaatatttgcagtgaAAATAAATATGCTGACCAGGGAGCCTCAAACCAATTAACTGCCCTGCTTAAGGAAATCCAGCTTAGGTTTTGCAGCTGaaacaacaatagaaatgatattatgataaaatgaaacataaatggaTGGATTATATGACCATACACAACtatattaattctttttcatgatttcttatgaGAATAGAGCACAGCAGGACTATATTTAATTAGACTAAAAGGAAGTCTAACCCAGTGGGTTACCTATGCACTAAATGAATCCAGTATTGCTGGAAGTATTAGGCAAACTTGTTTTAATGTTGAATTTTGGTCATATAAAAAAGTATCTAACATTTATTATGTACCAGAAAGTTGCCATCTCAGCTCTTCATTATTGACCAGATAAAGCACAGTTGATGGATATGTTGCAGCGTGTGTGAGGCAAAGGTACACATTAAGATTAAATTTCGGGAGACCAGGACGAAGATTGCGGCGCCTGTGGCTGCGGCGGGGCCCGGGGCTTCGGGAGCTCCTCAGCTCCCTGTGTGTCTGTTGGTGTTGGGAATGGCGGGTTCCGGGAAAACCACCTTTGTACAGAGGCTCACGGGACACCTGCGTAGGCAAAGCTCTCCACCTTACATGATCGACTTGGACCCACCTATACACGAAATCCCCGTTCCTGCCAATATCGATATTCATGACACTGTGAAGTATAAAGAAGTAATGAAACAATATGGTCTTGGGCCCAACGGTGGCATAGTGACCTCTCTCAATCTCTTACCAGGTTTGATCAGGTCATGAAATTTATTGAGAAGGCTGAGAACACATCTAAATATGTCTTGATCGACACACCTGGACAGATTGAGGTATTCACCTGGTCTGCTTCTGGGACAATCATTACTGAGGCCCTGGCATCTTCATTCCCAACAGTTGTCATCTATGTGATGGACACATCAAGAAGTACTAATCCAGTGACCTTCATGTCAAATATGCTGTATGCCTGCAGCATCTTGTACAAAACCAAACTGCCTTTCATTGTGGTCATGAACAAAACTGACATCATTGATCACAGCTTTGCAGTGGAATGGATGCAGGACTTTGAGGCTTTCCAAGATGCCTTGAATCAAGAAACTACATACATCAGTAACCTGACTCGCTCAGTTTACTACATGTACTTCCAACTTCAGAATTTTGTTTAGGTTTTCAAATGAATTATGTGAAGAAATTTTGATCACACACCATGTCAGATACAATGGAAGCCAAGTAATATATTCATTGTCCCCACTTTCCAGTTTGTAAATTGTTGCAGACACAAGGAAATCTGGATCCTCTAGTTAAATTATGATTTAATTCCACCTTTACTTTTCTTTGGGTAGATACTCTATCAAAAGAGCTTACTAAAAATTAGATAATTCAAATTCTTCTACCTTGCATGCAGTTcatgaatattaaagaaaatcatcacaaacaaatgttcttttttcctattatccttctttttctctcttatgaTTTTAAAGCAGGAAAGACACATACATTTTACAAGATCACATCAAAACTAGGAACTAGAAACCAAGGTCTTTTGAGCCTCCCTGAGAGCTGGTTCTATCCATAAAACAGAGATATCTCCTTATCAAATCCCTTCATCAACAAATATgcttatatttgtaaatatttttccaataaaCCAAATCTAAGACATCTTAATTTGTtgtaaaaaacatttattttcaattaaaatctgCAATCATTTAAAGAACTGGGTGCATTGGTGGAGTAGAAACTGGTACCATGTCATTTAGACTCATTAGCTTGGATTTAAAGTTCTCCATCAATTTTGCCTAACTTTTAGGGTTTCATGCTTTAATATgttgaataaatttaatcaacaaTATTACATCAATGGTAGAATGAAAGACTTGTTGActaattcacaaaaaaataagagttttCTCTATAATGGCAAATTTCACTTTGTATTAATTCAGTTTGGTagtagtgtttttaaaaacataatgggTATATCACATCTTTCATGGAGTTGTAAAAGAGAAGCTGTCAAAGATCCTTACAGATAGTGATTTTATGCTTTTGTGTTAATTACTGATAATTGATTTCAAACTGTATAGAATAATTTATGCTTGATCATAAAGAAAACCCGTGAGTATACAATCAGGGGAAGTTGCTGGAGGAAAGCACCCAATCACAACTCTAACCATAAAATTGATCCTCAATGGGTATACATGCTGGAaaaccccacccctttttatctCTACTTTTAGATAACCTGAGAATTTAAGACTAGTCTCTTAGATTGTGGCCAACCTCTTGAAAGTGTATTCAATGCTGTTTGTATTCACAATTGCATGTTATACATTTAAACTACATTTGGAGTTAGCATCTATTTGGTGGTTGTGAGACTGACTTTTGAGTATGTGATTCTGACAAACTAAGGTCCCTCCCTCATTATTTTCAGTAAAACAACACTGTGCTCTAGCTAATTATCACACTTCCCATGGTCATCACACATGGTGCCTTCGCATGCAGGCTGAAAGGTTTTTTCCAggaatattttttgtaaaaaaataagttaaatgcaTACTATCACCAAAATTTTATCCTAATattgagctgttataaatttctgttgtataGTTAATAGATAGAGATATATAATAGAGAATGTCTCTATTCGATCTCCTAATTCAAtctaagaatttttcttcttttcataaagAAGGCATATGAGGATATG includes the following:
- the LOC124985709 gene encoding LOW QUALITY PROTEIN: GPN-loop GTPase 1-like (The sequence of the model RefSeq protein was modified relative to this genomic sequence to represent the inferred CDS: inserted 1 base in 1 codon), with product MTEVTNHMEKSSAEREQMSNSTFLKYTFCGSVCEAKVHIKIKFRETRTKIAAPVAAAGPGASGAPQLPVCLLVLGMAGSGKTTFVQRLTGHLRRQSSPPYMIDLDPPIHEIPVPANIDIHDTVKYKEVMKQYGLGPNGGIVTSLNLXTRFDQVMKFIEKAENTSKYVLIDTPGQIEVFTWSASGTIITEALASSFPTVVIYVMDTSRSTNPVTFMSNMLYACSILYKTKLPFIVVMNKTDIIDHSFAVEWMQDFEAFQDALNQETTYISNLTRSVYYMYFQLQNFV